The Solibacillus sp. FSL R7-0682 genome includes a window with the following:
- a CDS encoding DNA and RNA helicase, whose translation MFIHQYPHFQKGRVLKGVMLENLRDYPRALSDLHFQNYSDGIIAGVEVYVKGENLVISKGIVKYNGRLYTLHSDYEVAYLQSKKESYLKIRFAEEQNELDFTIFTAEILLEDAVECSKNEIELARFKLKPGARLRSELIDFFDFATEFNTLNHIHCQYAGIQNSTFHPMILRQFAREILQNKPSNPFDIAFTLECLNQERIQREAIELYISNRLELAEHRFSNSQIHRYLSRILLEVKNGGRKTGTAPLRQRMIVE comes from the coding sequence TTGTTTATCCATCAGTATCCGCATTTTCAAAAGGGAAGAGTTTTAAAAGGTGTAATGTTAGAAAATTTACGCGATTATCCCCGAGCATTATCAGACTTACATTTTCAAAACTACTCTGACGGTATTATTGCAGGTGTTGAAGTGTATGTAAAAGGCGAAAATCTCGTTATTTCAAAAGGAATCGTGAAGTATAACGGCAGACTATATACGTTACATAGTGACTATGAAGTAGCTTACTTGCAATCAAAGAAGGAAAGTTATTTAAAAATTCGATTTGCAGAAGAACAAAATGAATTAGATTTTACGATCTTTACTGCGGAGATCCTTTTGGAAGATGCAGTAGAATGTTCGAAAAATGAGATAGAATTAGCCCGTTTTAAATTAAAGCCAGGTGCTCGCCTGCGCTCTGAGCTAATAGATTTTTTTGATTTTGCTACAGAGTTTAATACATTAAATCATATTCATTGTCAGTATGCAGGCATCCAAAACAGCACGTTTCATCCAATGATATTACGCCAATTTGCACGTGAAATCTTACAGAACAAACCATCGAATCCTTTCGATATTGCATTTACATTGGAATGTTTGAATCAGGAACGCATTCAACGTGAGGCAATAGAATTATATATAAGTAATCGGTTAGAGCTTGCGGAGCACCGATTTTCTAATAGTCAAATTCATCGATATTTGTCTCGAATTTTATTAGAGGTGAAAAACGGTGGTAGAAAAACAGGGACTGCGCCATTACGTCAACGGATGATTGTCGAATAA
- a CDS encoding serine protease produces MSDGEGDSTMNYFILSQDERILNAVEPVGITQTIKKEWLTVEHLSELDAIDSQFPVLDKPEQDYIDFISRPIPLLADPLKQLVEKYNPRMPFKPLVLVDIPKIKQTLYWMVVPPKVACLSPKTEFHLDGTVKKLVIDEALAAPYTFFKIDGIKEDFILVNVELAESMLRRSYRGLRLVKVQTEGKWNDIFVNI; encoded by the coding sequence ATGAGTGATGGAGAAGGAGATTCAACAATGAATTATTTTATTTTATCTCAAGATGAACGTATTTTAAATGCTGTAGAACCGGTAGGAATCACTCAAACAATAAAGAAAGAATGGTTAACGGTCGAACACCTGAGTGAGCTAGACGCAATTGATAGTCAGTTTCCAGTATTAGATAAACCGGAACAGGACTATATCGATTTTATTAGTAGACCAATTCCTTTATTAGCAGATCCTTTAAAACAACTTGTAGAGAAATATAACCCACGAATGCCTTTCAAACCGTTAGTTCTTGTAGATATACCTAAAATAAAGCAAACGTTATATTGGATGGTCGTACCACCGAAAGTAGCGTGTCTTTCACCTAAAACAGAGTTCCATCTAGATGGAACGGTGAAGAAGCTTGTCATTGATGAGGCGTTAGCTGCTCCATATACTTTTTTTAAAATTGATGGGATTAAAGAAGATTTCATCCTTGTCAATGTTGAACTAGCAGAAAGTATGTTACGCAGATCCTATCGAGGCTTACGGTTAGTGAAAGTACAAACAGAGGGCAAATGGAATGACATTTTCGTCAACATATAA
- a CDS encoding contractile injection system protein, VgrG/Pvc8 family, translating into MNTYYEVIGYGELELVSPYEVQTLHDLCLIQTVNDHARLSIIGFIPDAKKTSSLQKASATDRIELYQKKDGRRGQALFKGYVTEVAVQMVRGVYQIKIEAVSATFQLDCKRRERSFQHAQMLYSKMMQQVLTEYPGADVIDTVSKATPLQQCILQYQETDWQFLQRMASHFRTVLIPAIDAEQPKFWFGLPEGRVETISATNYTLSKNRAQFLQIVHNDSERPIVESNMVTYSVESHQPLMLGARVLFQKKELVVARSIARMKQGVLSFDYQLLPESGVRQQRRTIPLLAGTSIEGTVLAIQKDRVQLHLSIDSEQKKEEAAWFSVATPYSAEGHSGFYSPPEEGDQVQLHIPTNDEKSAFVRQSVRKGGDTNPKIADSKTSYWGTTKGKHIKLDPQSVTLTATEGSVFLQLHQDSGITIHSKHSIVVTANEDVNFAAKTIAFSATESLRFTCGSSSVVLDSVTDMQGELVMMEGAVKAAVSVVEAADDEDDDDEELDSALDVLGMIPLTGGDV; encoded by the coding sequence GTGAACACGTATTATGAAGTAATTGGGTACGGCGAATTAGAGCTCGTATCCCCTTATGAGGTACAAACGTTGCATGATCTCTGTCTAATACAAACGGTAAATGACCATGCAAGGTTATCAATAATAGGATTCATCCCGGATGCGAAGAAGACTAGCAGTTTACAAAAGGCTAGTGCGACGGATCGTATAGAACTGTATCAAAAAAAAGATGGTCGTCGTGGCCAAGCTCTTTTTAAAGGCTATGTAACGGAAGTGGCTGTCCAAATGGTGAGAGGCGTCTATCAAATTAAGATAGAAGCTGTATCTGCAACGTTTCAATTGGATTGTAAGCGGCGGGAAAGGTCCTTCCAACACGCCCAAATGTTATATAGTAAAATGATGCAACAAGTTCTAACTGAATATCCGGGGGCAGATGTGATTGACACCGTGTCAAAAGCTACACCTCTGCAACAATGTATATTACAATATCAGGAGACGGACTGGCAATTTCTTCAACGAATGGCTTCGCATTTTCGTACCGTCCTTATACCAGCAATTGATGCAGAACAACCGAAGTTTTGGTTTGGCCTACCCGAAGGACGTGTCGAAACGATTTCTGCAACCAATTACACTTTATCTAAAAATCGTGCACAGTTTTTGCAAATTGTTCACAATGACTCGGAGCGTCCGATTGTTGAATCCAACATGGTGACGTATAGTGTAGAATCTCACCAACCGTTGATGCTAGGGGCTCGTGTGCTGTTTCAAAAGAAGGAACTTGTTGTTGCGCGGTCAATCGCTCGTATGAAACAAGGAGTTCTAAGCTTTGACTATCAGTTACTTCCAGAATCAGGTGTTCGCCAACAGCGACGAACTATTCCGCTCCTTGCGGGGACGTCAATTGAAGGAACTGTATTAGCAATTCAGAAAGACCGTGTCCAACTGCATTTATCGATTGATTCCGAACAAAAAAAGGAAGAGGCAGCCTGGTTTTCCGTTGCGACTCCATATAGTGCAGAGGGGCATAGTGGCTTTTATAGTCCACCAGAAGAAGGCGACCAAGTGCAACTTCATATTCCAACGAACGATGAGAAGTCAGCGTTTGTTCGGCAAAGTGTACGAAAAGGGGGAGACACCAACCCTAAAATAGCTGATTCGAAAACGTCTTACTGGGGAACAACGAAGGGGAAGCATATAAAGCTAGATCCTCAATCCGTCACGTTGACGGCTACTGAAGGTTCTGTTTTTCTTCAACTTCATCAGGATAGTGGCATCACGATACATAGTAAGCATTCGATCGTTGTGACAGCGAATGAGGACGTAAATTTTGCAGCGAAGACGATAGCTTTCAGTGCAACCGAATCACTCCGTTTTACGTGTGGGTCAAGTAGCGTAGTGCTAGACAGCGTGACCGATATGCAGGGAGAACTGGTGATGATGGAAGGCGCTGTAAAGGCTGCGGTTTCTGTTGTAGAAGCAGCGGATGACGAAGACGACGATGATGAAGAACTGGATTCAGCGCTCGATGTATTAGGCATGATTCCCCTAACCGGGGGTGATGTCTAA
- a CDS encoding DUF4280 domain-containing protein yields MSEEMQTKGDEQRSYVVAGAKLSCSKGDQSSTLKMPISHGVYTKNKAQMNTMDFKPQVNIQPFGLCSSLANPIVAAATAANNGVLTPQPCTPVVTMPWINGKMDQLIENYPALTNQSTNMCLYCGTIRVEDDGQE; encoded by the coding sequence ATGTCAGAAGAAATGCAAACAAAAGGTGACGAGCAACGAAGTTATGTAGTAGCAGGAGCCAAATTGTCATGTTCAAAGGGCGATCAATCGAGCACTTTGAAGATGCCAATTAGTCATGGTGTGTACACAAAAAACAAAGCCCAAATGAATACGATGGATTTTAAACCTCAAGTCAATATTCAGCCTTTCGGTTTATGTTCTTCTTTAGCGAACCCAATCGTTGCAGCAGCTACCGCGGCTAATAATGGTGTTCTGACGCCTCAACCATGTACGCCTGTGGTTACAATGCCATGGATTAATGGGAAGATGGATCAATTGATTGAAAATTATCCTGCATTGACGAATCAATCGACAAATATGTGTCTTTATTGCGGGACAATTCGAGTAGAAGACGATGGCCAAGAGTAA
- a CDS encoding pentapeptide repeat-containing protein, which translates to MQTQEILQHFYETEVEKRRLNYLLALEDYFQASKDSLAEDFRKAFQRICQQLQQQQEQQKKGPIAHITFSLLRTALLEKKYIYLVEGTDEEWFFDMQPILATYDATWAFRFFEQFIDELTVYSKTFAGAITLADIESIKLNEVNYFHQYVISLARYALPAIMRCAEYMSLNRELQLEIRIGEYLDVNEVVYSEDFTAKDSDEIKAWLEQKLEDEYPYEVFSKLNLSSGNYEGIDIRYGFFQQTNLKRSQLQESLLIGANFSESILLNADLSFSTIHEANFSHSQMQGVNLQHVQGASGLQNRESWEIPGYLPVNFTGANLEGANFELADLRGACFIGANVNNVNFTGANLANAMFSKEAQEHVTLDPIQGASIIWKE; encoded by the coding sequence ATGCAAACACAAGAAATTTTACAGCATTTTTATGAAACCGAGGTAGAGAAAAGAAGGCTAAACTACTTACTCGCATTAGAAGACTATTTTCAAGCTTCAAAGGATTCGCTTGCAGAAGATTTTAGAAAAGCTTTCCAGCGTATTTGCCAACAGTTACAGCAGCAACAAGAACAACAAAAAAAGGGACCGATTGCACATATTACTTTTTCTTTACTGCGAACAGCATTGCTAGAGAAGAAATATATTTATTTGGTGGAAGGAACCGATGAAGAGTGGTTCTTTGATATGCAACCTATTCTCGCAACTTATGATGCTACTTGGGCATTTCGATTTTTCGAACAGTTTATTGATGAACTCACTGTCTATAGTAAAACCTTTGCAGGTGCGATTACACTTGCTGATATTGAATCCATTAAATTAAATGAAGTGAATTATTTTCATCAATATGTCATTAGTTTAGCTCGCTATGCCCTTCCTGCTATTATGCGATGTGCAGAATACATGTCTTTAAATCGAGAACTACAACTTGAAATTCGTATTGGTGAATATTTAGATGTCAATGAGGTTGTCTATAGTGAAGATTTCACAGCAAAAGATAGCGACGAAATAAAAGCTTGGCTAGAGCAAAAATTAGAGGACGAGTATCCGTATGAAGTATTTAGTAAATTGAATTTGTCTTCCGGTAATTATGAAGGAATTGATATTCGATATGGATTCTTTCAACAAACTAATTTAAAAAGAAGTCAGCTGCAAGAGAGTTTATTAATTGGTGCTAACTTTAGCGAAAGTATATTACTAAATGCGGATTTAAGCTTTAGTACGATTCATGAGGCGAATTTTAGTCATAGCCAAATGCAAGGAGTGAATTTACAGCATGTACAGGGGGCGAGTGGCCTTCAAAATCGTGAAAGCTGGGAAATTCCAGGCTACTTACCTGTAAATTTTACAGGTGCAAATTTAGAAGGTGCAAATTTTGAACTAGCTGATTTACGAGGTGCTTGTTTCATTGGAGCAAATGTAAACAATGTAAATTTTACAGGTGCTAATTTGGCAAATGCCATGTTCTCTAAGGAAGCGCAAGAACATGTAACCCTTGATCCTATACAGGGAGCTAGTATCATTTGGAAAGAATGA
- a CDS encoding pre-toxin TG domain-containing protein produces MAKKKKGKGFFSAIGSALGSIPVVGKVKKASKTVKKIVKSAKKKLKKTVKKVKKKVKKKIGKVYTKARKIKNNLSKKKIVKKVKKAVKKAVLATKKAAKKVKSTAKKAAKTVKKATKAATKQVKKTAKKAVTKAKQNVKTAIKDTKKVMTKVGGKVAVAYTSFKEGGYKGVISAGLDFIPIVGNAKALVEAAIGRDPITGRKLESWERGASAAAILGGPLVKGVKHGAKLGAKAISGATSSSKKTVNLAKSPTPTNPPKQQAPSLAKKEASATTAPPAKANQNAKGTGKPQKPQKHQAEKKSNPQIGSGPYSHLIDSKHVGSGKNFTAAQKKKIIDENMKQNGGVVKSDQTGQILTKPQKSKKGVTPDPNEWQIDHVIPRDKGGTNSYSNAQVLSRKENREKSNKLPSELDKSSTITSPTKTKRRKK; encoded by the coding sequence ATGGCCAAGAAGAAAAAAGGAAAAGGGTTTTTTAGTGCAATTGGAAGCGCCTTAGGCAGTATCCCTGTTGTCGGAAAGGTGAAAAAGGCATCAAAAACAGTTAAAAAGATAGTAAAGTCTGCCAAAAAGAAACTGAAAAAAACAGTTAAAAAGGTTAAGAAAAAAGTTAAGAAAAAGATCGGGAAAGTCTACACCAAGGCCCGAAAAATAAAAAATAACCTGTCCAAAAAAAAGATTGTTAAAAAAGTAAAGAAGGCAGTGAAGAAAGCGGTACTGGCCACGAAAAAGGCAGCTAAAAAGGTAAAAAGTACAGCTAAAAAAGCAGCCAAAACCGTCAAAAAGGCAACGAAAGCCGCAACAAAACAGGTCAAAAAGACCGCGAAGAAAGCCGTAACTAAAGCAAAACAGAATGTAAAAACGGCCATAAAAGATACGAAAAAGGTAATGACAAAGGTCGGCGGAAAAGTGGCCGTTGCGTACACGTCCTTTAAAGAGGGCGGCTACAAAGGGGTAATCTCAGCAGGATTAGACTTCATTCCGATAGTAGGAAATGCGAAAGCATTGGTAGAAGCGGCAATTGGAAGAGATCCGATCACCGGTAGAAAGCTGGAAAGCTGGGAGCGCGGAGCATCAGCCGCTGCTATTTTAGGCGGCCCTCTAGTAAAAGGGGTAAAACATGGTGCAAAACTAGGTGCAAAGGCTATTTCAGGAGCTACATCAAGTAGCAAGAAAACAGTAAATCTGGCCAAGTCCCCAACACCAACGAATCCACCAAAGCAGCAAGCACCGTCATTGGCAAAGAAGGAAGCAAGCGCAACAACGGCACCACCTGCGAAAGCTAATCAGAATGCTAAGGGTACGGGTAAACCTCAAAAACCACAAAAACATCAAGCTGAGAAGAAAAGTAACCCACAAATAGGAAGTGGACCTTATTCACATCTTATAGATTCCAAACATGTAGGTTCTGGGAAGAATTTTACTGCAGCTCAAAAGAAAAAGATAATTGATGAAAATATGAAACAAAACGGGGGGGTGGTTAAATCTGATCAAACAGGTCAAATTTTAACTAAACCTCAAAAAAGTAAAAAAGGTGTTACACCTGATCCGAATGAATGGCAAATCGATCATGTTATACCTAGAGATAAAGGTGGCACTAACAGTTACAGTAATGCACAAGTATTATCTCGAAAAGAAAATAGAGAAAAATCAAATAAGTTACCCTCGGAACTTGATAAGTCAAGTACGATAACATCACCAACTAAAACAAAAAGGAGAAAAAAATGA
- a CDS encoding DNA/RNA non-specific endonuclease produces MKKAVLATKKAAKKVKSTAKKAAKTVKKATKAATKQVKKTAKKAVTKAKQNVKTAIKDTKKVMTKVGGKVAVAYTSFKEGGYKGVISAGLDFIPIVGNAKALVEAAIGRDPITGRKLESWERGASAAAILGGPLVKGVKHGAKLGAKAISGATSSSKKTVNLAKSPTPTNPPKQQAPSLAKKEASATTAPPAKANQNTKGTDKAPNKVNYGDQYTKDGRKKVLKENVEYTTKEGYTYKTDSKGRISSCEGNLELGEGKRNNYAQRKVGREDRLADDEGGHLIASIFKGSGNIDNLVPMNGNLNKGEWKKLENSWADALRQGDEVKVKITPIYKGDSKRPDSFEIKYKIGEDGWEKKRFDNVQGGKLDE; encoded by the coding sequence GTGAAGAAAGCGGTACTGGCCACGAAAAAGGCAGCTAAAAAGGTAAAAAGTACAGCTAAAAAAGCAGCCAAAACCGTCAAAAAGGCAACGAAAGCCGCAACAAAACAGGTCAAAAAGACCGCGAAGAAAGCCGTAACTAAAGCAAAACAGAATGTAAAAACGGCCATAAAAGATACGAAAAAGGTAATGACAAAGGTCGGCGGAAAAGTGGCCGTTGCGTACACGTCCTTTAAAGAGGGCGGCTACAAAGGGGTAATCTCAGCAGGATTAGACTTCATTCCGATAGTAGGAAATGCGAAAGCATTGGTAGAAGCGGCAATTGGAAGAGATCCGATCACCGGTAGAAAGCTGGAAAGCTGGGAGCGCGGAGCATCAGCCGCTGCTATTTTAGGCGGACCTTTAGTAAAAGGTGTAAAACATGGTGCAAAACTAGGTGCAAAGGCTATTTCAGGAGCTACATCGAGTAGCAAGAAAACAGTAAATCTGGCCAAGTCCCCAACACCAACGAATCCACCAAAGCAGCAAGCACCGTCATTGGCAAAGAAGGAAGCAAGCGCAACAACGGCACCACCTGCGAAAGCTAATCAGAACACTAAGGGTACGGATAAAGCTCCTAACAAGGTAAACTATGGAGATCAATATACGAAAGATGGACGTAAGAAGGTGTTAAAGGAGAATGTAGAATACACTACTAAAGAAGGTTATACTTATAAAACAGACAGTAAAGGACGTATTTCAAGCTGTGAAGGTAACCTGGAACTGGGTGAAGGGAAAAGAAATAATTATGCTCAAAGGAAAGTGGGACGCGAAGATCGCCTAGCTGACGATGAAGGTGGCCATTTGATTGCAAGTATTTTCAAGGGTTCTGGTAATATAGATAATCTTGTTCCAATGAATGGTAACCTAAATAAAGGTGAATGGAAAAAACTTGAGAATTCGTGGGCTGACGCACTTAGACAAGGAGATGAAGTGAAAGTAAAAATAACACCTATTTATAAAGGCGATTCAAAACGTCCAGATAGTTTTGAAATTAAGTATAAAATTGGTGAAGATGGTTGGGAGAAAAAGAGATTTGATAATGTCCAGGGAGGAAAATTAGATGAATGA